From Mucilaginibacter rubeus, a single genomic window includes:
- a CDS encoding alginate export family protein — MYKNVCNQYTIGKILLIISCFVSYNASAQLSLTGQIKTRGELRDGYGTLEPIGNKNAAFVSQRTRLSFNYKSSKLIFQTSVQDVRLWGQDASTITINDGNRLSLHEAWAELILSNKKDTSFKKSPVDYFAIKAGRQEISYDDERLLGATDWIQQGRRHDAIVLKLLQSGWQLDLGAAFNQSSDAINYNGTYYTPANVPATIKDSKGNLANTPAGLIPLVNASGVSAKNGNLSFLNPPGTNGQNQNYKALEYLYFAKKLNKTKISGLFLADQFAKYKLDSVKNVSGEDVGYIYGRRFNQPGVNTRYTTGLLVNPVFGNKDEWAATGGFYYQGGHNRDGAELSAYTFTTSLCYKGGNLAYTAGWDYLSGNDSFSSSKTDHRFDPLYGTPHKFWGYMDYFYAVSGSPTGGLSNPYLKIKYLSDNKRFSTELANHYFLLAKDQKATDGQPIDKYLGTEFDLTNSYKLNKFTVVDLGLSYMAATHSMEYAKGLTPDANKLHPFWAYLQLNIKPEFLNK; from the coding sequence ATGTACAAAAATGTATGTAATCAATACACTATTGGGAAAATTCTATTAATTATATCATGTTTTGTTTCTTATAATGCCTCCGCGCAGCTGTCTTTAACCGGTCAGATCAAAACAAGAGGCGAATTACGTGATGGTTATGGGACTTTAGAACCGATAGGTAACAAAAACGCGGCCTTTGTATCACAACGAACGCGGCTCTCCTTTAATTACAAAAGCAGCAAGCTTATTTTTCAAACCTCGGTACAGGATGTAAGGCTTTGGGGCCAGGATGCCTCAACAATTACTATTAACGATGGCAACAGGCTAAGCCTCCACGAAGCCTGGGCCGAATTGATCCTCTCTAACAAAAAAGACACTTCTTTCAAGAAATCACCTGTCGATTATTTTGCTATTAAAGCTGGCCGGCAGGAAATCAGCTATGACGATGAACGCCTGCTTGGTGCTACCGACTGGATACAACAGGGGCGCAGGCATGATGCTATAGTATTAAAACTTCTTCAATCGGGCTGGCAGCTTGATCTGGGCGCTGCTTTTAATCAAAGCTCAGATGCTATTAACTATAACGGAACTTACTATACACCGGCAAACGTACCGGCTACCATTAAAGATAGCAAAGGTAATTTAGCTAATACACCGGCCGGACTTATTCCACTGGTAAACGCATCGGGTGTTAGCGCTAAAAACGGTAACTTGTCATTCTTAAATCCGCCCGGAACCAACGGGCAAAATCAAAACTATAAAGCACTTGAATATCTCTACTTTGCAAAAAAATTAAACAAGACCAAAATAAGCGGTCTTTTCCTGGCCGATCAGTTTGCCAAATACAAGCTTGATTCGGTAAAAAATGTATCCGGTGAGGACGTTGGCTATATCTATGGCCGCCGGTTTAATCAGCCTGGTGTTAATACCCGCTACACAACCGGTTTGCTTGTCAACCCCGTTTTCGGTAATAAAGATGAATGGGCTGCAACCGGCGGGTTCTACTACCAGGGCGGTCATAACCGTGATGGTGCCGAGTTGAGCGCATATACTTTTACAACATCCTTATGTTATAAAGGCGGTAACCTCGCTTATACAGCCGGCTGGGATTATCTATCGGGCAATGATTCTTTTTCATCTTCAAAAACTGATCACCGGTTTGACCCGCTGTATGGTACCCCGCACAAGTTCTGGGGCTATATGGATTATTTTTATGCCGTCAGCGGATCTCCGACTGGAGGCTTAAGTAACCCTTATCTTAAAATAAAATATCTTTCAGATAATAAGCGCTTTAGCACAGAACTGGCTAACCATTACTTCCTGCTGGCAAAAGATCAGAAAGCAACTGACGGGCAACCTATTGATAAATACCTCGGTACCGAATTTGACCTTACCAACAGCTATAAGCTTAACAAATTTACCGTTGTTGATTTGGGTTTATCCTACATGGCGGCAACCCATAGTATGGAGTATGCCAAAGGCTTAACGCCTGATGCAAATAAGCTGCACCCATTTTGGGCATACCTGCAGCTTAACATTAAACCCGAGTTTTTGAATAAGTAA
- the nirD gene encoding nitrite reductase small subunit NirD, which produces METVIATQWIMACYVDDVPENGGSCIKHGDEQIAIFNFARRNEWYATQNLCPHKQQMAISRGMIGSAGENCEPKVACPFHKKTFSLLTGECLGEEELVLKTYPVKIADGKVFVGID; this is translated from the coding sequence ATGGAAACTGTAATAGCAACACAATGGATTATGGCTTGTTATGTTGATGATGTGCCCGAAAATGGTGGCTCATGTATCAAGCATGGCGATGAGCAGATAGCGATATTTAATTTTGCACGCCGCAATGAGTGGTATGCTACTCAAAATCTTTGTCCGCATAAGCAGCAAATGGCTATCTCGCGCGGAATGATTGGTAGTGCAGGTGAAAACTGTGAGCCGAAGGTGGCCTGTCCTTTTCATAAAAAGACATTTTCACTGCTTACCGGGGAGTGTTTAGGTGAAGAAGAGTTGGTTTTGAAGACGTATCCGGTAAAAATAGCCGACGGAAAAGTTTTTGTAGGGATCGATTAA
- the nirB gene encoding nitrite reductase large subunit NirB, with protein sequence MSKPTVVVVGNGMVGYKFCEKLLARSAQFQIIVFGEEPRHAYDRVHLSEYFNGKTAEDLSLSTLSWYSDNGIALHLDDPIQEINRSEKTVHSLKGITLKYDYLVLATGSSAFVPDIPGIEKEGVFVYRTIEDLELIKAHAVNAKSGAVMGGGLLGLEAAKALIDLGIAEAHVIEFAPRLMPRQIDSAGSNMLQMKLSQLGLHIHLNKSTAAIAGDRKIQSLKFNDDSQLAVDMLVISAGIRPRDELAKLAGLHVGTRGGIVVNEKMQTSDECIYAIGECALYEGMIYGLVAPGYEMADIVAVHLTEGEKSFYGYDMSTKLKLIGVDVASFGDAFITEPDCRTILFEDTHKGIYKRINITNDGKNLLGGILIGDADAYNMLLQTVNNKIVLPPDPEDLILGSRGGETNAGAGVMSLPDDALICSCEAVTKGAICSAVSDGGVTGIDGMKKCTKAGTGCGGCVPLVKDLIVGTMKANGQYVKNVVCEHFDYSRQELFDLVKINGLKNYDLVLDHYGKGDGCEVCKPVVASILSSLWNDVIVKQEVIQDSNDRFLANIQKGGTYSVVPRIPGGEVTPDKLIVIGQVAKKYGLYTKITGGQRIDLFGAHLSDLPLIWEELIDAGFESGHAYGKALRTVKSCVGSTWCRFGLHDSVTFAIEVEDRYKGIRAPHKIKGGVSGCVRECAEAQSKDFGIIATEKGWNLYVCGNGGSKPQHAQLLATDIDKETVVKYLDRFLMFYIKTADQLTRTATWLNKLDGGMSYLKNVIVNDSLGLGEQLEEEMQALVNTYHCEWKEAINNPAMRKRFAHFINAPDEKDPHAQFEPMREQVRAKEW encoded by the coding sequence ATGTCAAAACCAACGGTCGTAGTAGTTGGTAACGGCATGGTAGGTTACAAGTTTTGTGAGAAACTTTTGGCCCGATCAGCGCAGTTCCAAATAATTGTTTTTGGTGAAGAGCCTCGTCATGCTTATGACAGGGTGCATCTCAGCGAGTATTTTAACGGTAAAACAGCAGAAGATCTGTCGCTTTCCACTTTGTCCTGGTATTCAGATAATGGTATCGCCCTTCATTTGGATGATCCTATCCAGGAAATTAATCGATCCGAAAAAACTGTCCATTCTTTAAAGGGTATTACGCTCAAATATGATTACCTGGTTTTGGCAACCGGTTCATCGGCCTTTGTGCCTGATATTCCGGGTATCGAAAAGGAGGGGGTGTTTGTTTATCGTACCATTGAGGATCTGGAGCTTATAAAGGCTCATGCAGTAAACGCAAAATCAGGCGCGGTAATGGGCGGTGGCTTGCTGGGCTTGGAAGCTGCTAAGGCTTTAATTGATCTTGGTATCGCCGAAGCGCACGTTATTGAGTTTGCTCCACGATTGATGCCGAGGCAGATTGACTCCGCAGGGAGTAATATGCTGCAAATGAAATTGAGTCAGCTGGGTTTGCATATTCATTTAAATAAAAGCACCGCCGCTATTGCCGGTGATAGGAAAATCCAGTCGTTGAAATTTAATGACGACAGTCAGTTGGCGGTGGATATGCTGGTAATTTCGGCAGGTATCCGTCCGCGCGACGAGTTGGCCAAATTGGCGGGGCTCCATGTTGGTACCCGTGGTGGTATTGTGGTGAATGAAAAAATGCAAACCAGCGATGAATGCATTTACGCTATTGGAGAATGTGCTCTATATGAGGGGATGATCTATGGTTTGGTTGCGCCAGGCTATGAGATGGCTGATATAGTAGCAGTTCATTTAACTGAGGGTGAGAAAAGTTTTTACGGTTATGATATGAGCACCAAGCTGAAATTGATTGGTGTTGATGTGGCCAGCTTTGGTGATGCTTTCATAACCGAGCCCGACTGTCGTACTATTTTATTCGAGGATACCCATAAGGGGATTTATAAACGTATTAATATCACTAACGATGGCAAGAATTTGTTAGGTGGTATTTTGATTGGTGATGCAGATGCTTATAATATGCTGCTGCAAACGGTCAATAACAAAATTGTATTGCCTCCTGATCCCGAAGATCTGATATTGGGTTCAAGAGGTGGTGAAACTAACGCCGGAGCGGGCGTTATGAGTTTGCCGGACGATGCGCTGATTTGCTCGTGCGAGGCTGTTACTAAAGGCGCTATTTGCTCGGCCGTAAGTGATGGTGGTGTAACCGGCATTGATGGTATGAAAAAATGTACCAAGGCAGGTACGGGCTGTGGTGGTTGTGTGCCATTGGTAAAGGATCTGATTGTCGGTACCATGAAGGCTAACGGGCAATATGTTAAAAATGTTGTCTGCGAGCATTTTGACTACTCGCGCCAGGAGCTTTTTGACCTGGTGAAAATAAATGGGCTTAAAAACTACGACCTGGTGCTTGATCATTATGGTAAAGGCGATGGCTGTGAGGTTTGTAAGCCGGTTGTAGCCAGTATATTATCCAGCTTGTGGAATGATGTTATTGTAAAGCAAGAGGTAATACAGGATAGTAACGATCGTTTTTTGGCCAATATTCAAAAAGGGGGCACTTATTCCGTTGTTCCGCGGATACCCGGCGGTGAAGTTACGCCTGATAAGCTTATTGTTATAGGTCAGGTTGCCAAAAAATATGGTTTATATACTAAAATAACCGGTGGGCAGCGCATAGATCTGTTTGGCGCGCACCTGAGTGATCTGCCTTTAATTTGGGAAGAATTAATTGACGCCGGTTTTGAAAGTGGCCATGCATATGGTAAGGCGCTTCGTACTGTGAAAAGTTGCGTGGGCAGTACCTGGTGCAGGTTTGGCTTGCATGATAGTGTGACGTTTGCTATCGAGGTAGAGGATAGGTATAAAGGCATCCGGGCGCCGCATAAAATAAAAGGCGGAGTAAGTGGCTGTGTGCGCGAGTGTGCCGAGGCGCAGTCGAAAGATTTTGGAATTATCGCAACGGAAAAAGGCTGGAATTTATACGTGTGCGGCAATGGTGGATCTAAACCGCAGCATGCTCAGTTATTGGCCACTGATATTGACAAAGAAACTGTAGTTAAATATCTCGACAGGTTTTTGATGTTTTACATTAAAACTGCCGATCAATTAACCCGTACCGCAACCTGGCTTAATAAGCTTGATGGCGGAATGAGTTATCTTAAAAATGTAATAGTAAACGATAGTTTGGGTTTGGGTGAGCAGTTGGAAGAGGAAATGCAGGCCCTGGTGAATACTTATCACTGCGAATGGAAAGAGGCTATCAATAATCCGGCTATGCGCAAACGTTTTGCTCATTTTATTAATGCTCCAGACGAAAAAGATCCTCATGCGCAATTTGAACCGATGCGTGAGCAGGTTCGTGCTAAGGAGTGGTAA
- the cobA gene encoding uroporphyrinogen-III C-methyltransferase: MQNKIQNPELFVLGAGPGDPELMTVKGFKVLQQANVILYDNLANKELLAISRDDCEKVYVGKQPYGDYTPQETIHELIKHYAFTKGNVVRLKGGDPFIFGRGFEEIIYARQHGITTHYIPGVTSMQASGLEDIPLTHRQVSESVWMVTGTKKDGNLSADLTCAMHSNATVVIYMGMKKLAEIAAAYVKAGKGNTPAAIIQHASLPQQKSAKGKVSDLETIAADNQLTYPAIIIIGDVVNVKN; this comes from the coding sequence ATGCAAAATAAAATACAAAATCCAGAACTTTTTGTGCTCGGAGCAGGTCCAGGCGACCCGGAATTGATGACAGTGAAGGGTTTTAAGGTTTTGCAACAGGCAAATGTGATTTTATATGACAATCTGGCTAACAAGGAATTACTCGCGATAAGCCGCGATGATTGTGAAAAAGTATACGTTGGTAAACAGCCTTACGGCGATTATACACCACAAGAAACCATTCATGAACTAATAAAGCACTATGCTTTTACTAAAGGAAATGTGGTAAGATTAAAAGGAGGCGACCCTTTCATATTCGGTCGTGGGTTTGAGGAGATCATTTATGCGCGACAGCACGGCATTACCACCCATTATATACCGGGTGTTACCAGCATGCAGGCTTCTGGGCTGGAAGACATTCCCCTAACCCACCGGCAGGTAAGCGAAAGCGTTTGGATGGTTACCGGTACTAAGAAAGACGGCAACCTCTCTGCCGACCTTACTTGCGCCATGCACAGCAACGCGACAGTAGTTATATATATGGGAATGAAAAAGCTTGCCGAAATAGCAGCAGCCTATGTAAAGGCAGGCAAGGGTAACACACCGGCAGCCATTATACAACACGCTTCGTTACCTCAACAAAAATCAGCAAAAGGAAAAGTAAGTGACCTGGAGACTATCGCGGCAGATAATCAGCTCACCTACCCAGCCATTATTATTATAGGAGATGTAGTAAACGTAAAAAATTAA
- a CDS encoding DUF7009 family protein, whose protein sequence is MKIRIKGNSLRYRLTKTDVERFDTNGYLEEVTQFGAKTFKYALQRSSNNALTADFDDDTITMYMPVTMALEWTSTDRVGYENNTSSMYLLIEKDFKCLDNVAEDQSDNYPNPLILKMQHAH, encoded by the coding sequence ATGAAGATCAGAATAAAAGGAAACTCGTTGCGTTATCGCCTGACTAAAACCGATGTTGAAAGATTTGACACCAATGGCTACCTGGAAGAAGTTACTCAATTTGGAGCCAAAACATTTAAATATGCGCTGCAACGTTCTTCAAATAACGCCTTAACTGCAGATTTTGACGACGATACCATAACCATGTACATGCCGGTTACCATGGCACTTGAATGGACAAGTACCGATCGGGTTGGTTACGAAAATAACACCAGCTCAATGTACCTGCTTATTGAAAAAGACTTCAAATGCCTTGACAATGTAGCTGAAGACCAAAGCGACAATTACCCGAATCCGTTGATTTTAAAGATGCAGCATGCACATTAA
- a CDS encoding M1 family metallopeptidase: protein MKKIYLSSFLGLALSVGLSFSAEAQLNHHAPDQPYYHASAPKINDLIDTRLDVRFDYQKSYLNGKEWVTLKPHFYPTDSVRLDAKGMDIKTIGIVENGKVVPLRYHYEDSLSLAIQLNRTYTEKEHYTLFIDYTAKPNELHDKPGFKLDGKGLYFVNPLGKEPGKPTQIWTQGEAESSSCWFPTIDKPDQKTTEQVSMTVPAKYTTLSNGLLISQKSNADGTRTDTWKQSLPHCPYLFMMAIGDFKIYKDKWRNKEVSYYLEPDYAPYAKQLFGQTPEMIEFYSKALGVDFPWEKYSQVVVRDYPLGAMENSSATLHGEYVQKSPWDLIDDPNGSGGTTIAHELFHQWFGDLVTCESWSNETLNESFAVFGEKYWNEKKYGKDDGDAKRYDELQAYLNNATAYKQPLTPFIYTDNEGINGANIYDKGGLVLIMLRNYLGDDAFFKGLGLYLKTRGFKNGEVHDLRLAMEEISGKDLNWFFNQWYYGAGHPVLDITYQWNEANHEQKVFISQKQEGQIFHVPVAVDLYAGGKVTRQQVWLAQKNDTLIFKSAVKPDLINVDGDKVLLTKKTDHKTLTEFDYQYHRAPLYLDRLEALSAAIDRQTSTEGKDIITAALKDKYYGIRIKAIRALKMDSAEVAKTALPIVADLAQHDVNYPVRAAAIGVLDKTKSKEYLDIYKKSLLSPSYTVKGAALAALNSVSSDDAFQTAKSLEADGKGKLGQAIVNVYAANGSDKEWSYVINAFEKGSVQLKFDLARGPLPQMIGKLDNKQSVLQGISAIKGIAINFKKYGIAPKLVASLQQIEEARKKLNDTASASAAESAISEINQAKG from the coding sequence ATGAAAAAAATATACTTGTCTTCATTTTTAGGGTTGGCGTTATCTGTCGGGCTTTCTTTTTCGGCAGAAGCACAACTTAATCATCATGCTCCCGACCAACCTTATTATCATGCATCTGCTCCAAAAATCAACGACCTGATTGATACACGCCTTGATGTAAGGTTCGATTATCAAAAATCTTACTTAAACGGAAAGGAGTGGGTTACCCTGAAGCCACATTTTTATCCTACCGATTCCGTAAGGCTTGATGCTAAAGGGATGGATATTAAAACCATTGGTATTGTTGAAAATGGCAAAGTTGTCCCGCTTCGTTATCATTATGAAGATAGCCTGTCATTAGCCATTCAACTAAACCGGACCTATACCGAAAAAGAACATTATACCTTGTTTATTGATTACACCGCCAAGCCAAACGAGTTACACGATAAACCCGGCTTTAAGCTTGATGGAAAAGGTTTGTATTTTGTAAACCCCTTAGGTAAAGAGCCGGGAAAACCAACCCAGATCTGGACACAAGGCGAGGCTGAAAGTTCATCATGCTGGTTCCCGACCATTGATAAGCCCGATCAAAAAACAACCGAGCAGGTGAGCATGACGGTACCTGCAAAATATACCACGCTATCAAACGGTTTGCTCATCAGTCAAAAAAGCAATGCCGACGGCACACGTACCGATACCTGGAAACAATCTTTACCGCATTGCCCGTATTTGTTTATGATGGCGATAGGCGATTTTAAAATTTATAAGGATAAATGGCGCAATAAAGAGGTTTCTTATTACCTGGAACCTGATTATGCGCCTTATGCTAAACAACTGTTTGGCCAAACTCCTGAAATGATTGAATTCTATTCAAAAGCTTTGGGCGTTGATTTTCCATGGGAAAAATATAGCCAGGTCGTTGTTCGCGATTATCCGCTGGGTGCCATGGAAAACAGCTCGGCTACTTTACATGGCGAGTATGTTCAGAAATCACCATGGGACCTGATCGATGATCCTAACGGTTCGGGCGGAACAACAATTGCACACGAGCTTTTCCACCAATGGTTTGGCGACCTGGTTACCTGCGAAAGCTGGAGCAATGAAACGCTTAACGAATCATTCGCGGTGTTTGGCGAAAAATACTGGAACGAAAAGAAATATGGTAAAGACGATGGCGATGCTAAACGATATGACGAACTGCAGGCCTATCTAAATAACGCAACCGCATACAAGCAACCGTTAACGCCATTTATATATACCGATAACGAAGGTATTAACGGGGCTAATATTTATGATAAAGGCGGTTTGGTGCTCATCATGCTGCGTAATTACCTCGGAGACGATGCCTTTTTTAAAGGCTTGGGACTTTATCTGAAAACCCGTGGCTTTAAAAATGGTGAAGTACATGATCTCCGCCTGGCTATGGAAGAAATATCCGGAAAAGATTTGAACTGGTTCTTTAATCAATGGTACTATGGTGCTGGCCATCCGGTATTGGATATTACTTACCAATGGAACGAGGCCAATCACGAACAAAAAGTATTTATAAGTCAAAAGCAGGAAGGGCAGATATTCCATGTCCCAGTAGCTGTCGATTTATACGCAGGCGGAAAAGTGACCAGACAACAGGTTTGGCTCGCGCAAAAAAACGACACGTTAATATTTAAAAGCGCTGTAAAGCCTGATTTAATTAACGTTGATGGTGATAAAGTGCTCCTTACTAAAAAGACAGATCATAAAACCCTGACCGAATTTGATTATCAATATCATCGCGCACCACTTTACCTGGATAGGTTAGAGGCTTTGAGCGCGGCTATTGACCGTCAAACATCCACAGAAGGTAAGGATATTATTACCGCAGCTTTAAAAGATAAATATTATGGCATCCGGATAAAAGCTATCCGTGCGCTGAAGATGGATAGTGCTGAAGTTGCGAAAACAGCATTGCCAATCGTTGCTGATTTGGCCCAGCATGATGTTAACTATCCTGTTAGAGCGGCTGCAATTGGCGTTTTGGATAAAACAAAGTCAAAGGAATATCTTGATATCTATAAAAAATCGCTTTTAAGTCCATCTTATACAGTTAAAGGTGCCGCGCTTGCTGCTTTAAATAGCGTATCATCGGATGATGCTTTCCAAACCGCCAAAAGCCTGGAGGCTGACGGGAAAGGTAAATTGGGTCAAGCCATTGTTAATGTTTATGCTGCCAATGGCTCTGATAAAGAATGGTCATACGTGATCAACGCCTTTGAAAAAGGATCGGTACAACTGAAGTTTGATCTTGCACGTGGTCCGCTGCCACAAATGATTGGCAAGCTGGATAATAAGCAATCGGTTTTGCAGGGTATTAGTGCCATTAAGGGTATTGCCATAAACTTCAAAAAGTATGGTATTGCGCCAAAGCTTGTCGCGTCGCTGCAACAAATTGAAGAAGCAAGGAAAAAACTTAACGATACTGCATCTGCAAGTGCCGCTGAAAGTGCTATCAGCGAAATCAATCAGGCAAAAGGATAA